Within the Azospirillum brasilense genome, the region CCCGACCCGCCCGTCCGAGATGTCGGCGCGCAGCGCCTCCAGGATCTCCTGGAAGCGCGGCCCCTCCGCGGCGGACGGGCGGACGGAGGTCTGGCGAACGGCGGACTTCACAGCGCCCCCTGCTCGCGCAGGGCGGCGATGCGCTCCGGCCCGATGCCGATGCGGCCCAGCACGTCCTCGGTGTCGGCGCCCAACGCCGGGGCGGGGCGGGTGGGAAGCCGCTCGCCGCCGATGCGCACCGGCCCGGTCAGCATCCGCACCTTACCCTTTCCGTCTGGGGCCGACCCGTCCGGGTAGGCGAAATCGGCCACCCGGTCGCTCTCACGGACGAAGGGATTCTCCAGCGACTGGGCGATGTCGAGGACCGGGGCGGCGGGAACCGCGCCGCCGAGGATCTCTACCCACTCCGCCGTGTCGCGCTGGCCGAGCACCTCGTCCAGCAGGACGGTGAGCTGCTCGCGGTTGGCGAGCCGGTCCTTGAAGCTGCGGAAGCGCGGGTCGTCCCCCCATTCCGGCTTGCCGATCTTGTCGCAGAAGACCGGCCAGAACTTCTCCTTGTTGCACATGACGAACAGCCAGCCGTCGCGCGTCCGGTAGAGCTGCGACGGGGTCAGGGAGGGGTGCGCGGAGCGCGGCTCCCGCCCCTGGTTGTGGCCGCCGTTGAGGTACCAAGTGGCGAGATAGGTCATGTTGTGCAGCGCCGTGTCGAACAGGCTGACGTCGACGTCCGAGCCCTTGCCGCTGGCCCGCGCCCCGACCACGCCGGAGACGAGGCCGAAGGCGGTCATCAGGCCGGTCATCATGTCGACCACCGACATGCCGAAGCGGGCGGGCGGGCCGTCCGGCTCGCCGGTGACCGACAGGTAGCCGGCCTCCGCCTGCATCAGATAGTCGTAGCCCGGCCAAGCCCGCCGCGGCCCCGTGCGCCCGTAGGCGGACAGGTGGGCGCAGACGATCTTCGGATTGACCGCCTTCAGATGCTCGTAGGTCAGGCCCAGCTTGTCCGGCAGGTCGCCGCGCAGGTTGTCCAGCACGGCGTCGGCGTGGCGCACCAGCTCGTGCAGCACCGCCATGCCCTCGGGGTGCTTCAGGTTGAGGGTGATGCTGCGCTTGTTGCGGTTGAAGGACTGGTAGAAATGGCTGTTGCCGGGGCCGAAGAAATGGGGGCCGACATGCCGGCCGACCTCGCCGCCTTCGGCGGGATTCTCGACCTTGATGACTTCGGCCCCGAGATCGGCCAGCAACATGGTGCCGAACGGGCCGGCGCCGTATTGCTCCACGGCGATGACGGTGACGCCTTCGAGGGGTAGCACGCGGTGTCTCCCTGATGGGGTGTGCAGGGTGTGTGGTGTGGGCGTGGTCGAGAC harbors:
- a CDS encoding CaiB/BaiF CoA transferase family protein is translated as MLPLEGVTVIAVEQYGAGPFGTMLLADLGAEVIKVENPAEGGEVGRHVGPHFFGPGNSHFYQSFNRNKRSITLNLKHPEGMAVLHELVRHADAVLDNLRGDLPDKLGLTYEHLKAVNPKIVCAHLSAYGRTGPRRAWPGYDYLMQAEAGYLSVTGEPDGPPARFGMSVVDMMTGLMTAFGLVSGVVGARASGKGSDVDVSLFDTALHNMTYLATWYLNGGHNQGREPRSAHPSLTPSQLYRTRDGWLFVMCNKEKFWPVFCDKIGKPEWGDDPRFRSFKDRLANREQLTVLLDEVLGQRDTAEWVEILGGAVPAAPVLDIAQSLENPFVRESDRVADFAYPDGSAPDGKGKVRMLTGPVRIGGERLPTRPAPALGADTEDVLGRIGIGPERIAALREQGAL